One Bdellovibrio bacteriovorus str. Tiberius DNA segment encodes these proteins:
- a CDS encoding class I SAM-dependent methyltransferase: MRSILLLPLLFTAACSSTPKETKPAAPALPTTLQEALNSPYRTESNKARDTYRHPVETLEFFGLKPEMTVVEISPGAGWYAEILAPYLSAKGKYVAAAVPVSVYGGGQKFLDWLQARPEIAAKVTVNDFAPPGKIAEDNSADLVLTFRNVHNWMTHGSEKAAFMSFFNALKPGGVLGVVEHRADARKKEDGKSKSGYVSEKQVIRMAEAAGFKLAAKSEINANPKDTKNYPKGVWTLPPSFAEGDKDRAKYEAIGESDRMTLKFVKP, translated from the coding sequence ATGAGATCAATTCTATTGCTGCCTTTGCTCTTTACCGCAGCCTGCAGTTCAACCCCGAAAGAAACAAAACCTGCGGCACCAGCACTGCCAACCACGCTTCAGGAAGCACTGAACAGCCCTTATCGCACAGAAAGCAACAAAGCCCGCGATACTTATCGCCACCCGGTTGAGACTTTGGAATTCTTTGGTCTGAAGCCGGAAATGACTGTGGTTGAAATTTCTCCGGGTGCTGGCTGGTATGCTGAAATCCTGGCTCCATATCTTTCTGCCAAGGGCAAGTACGTTGCCGCGGCAGTTCCGGTGTCTGTTTACGGCGGTGGCCAGAAGTTCCTGGATTGGCTGCAAGCCCGTCCTGAAATCGCCGCGAAAGTGACTGTGAACGACTTTGCCCCTCCGGGAAAAATCGCGGAAGACAATTCAGCGGACTTGGTTCTGACCTTCAGAAACGTGCACAACTGGATGACTCATGGATCTGAAAAGGCCGCATTCATGTCATTCTTCAATGCCCTGAAACCAGGCGGCGTATTGGGTGTGGTTGAACACCGTGCCGATGCCCGTAAAAAAGAGGACGGAAAATCCAAAAGCGGTTACGTCAGCGAAAAACAGGTTATCCGCATGGCGGAAGCAGCCGGTTTCAAACTGGCAGCCAAGTCTGAAATCAACGCCAATCCCAAAGACACCAAGAACTATCCAAAAGGTGTCTGGACTTTGCCACCATCCTTTGCCGAAGGTGACAAGGACCGCGCAAAATACGAAGCGATTGGCGAAAGCGATCGCATGACCCTGAAGTTCGTAAAGCCTTAA
- a CDS encoding zinc-binding dehydrogenase gives MFAARYVPGKKELSLVDIPKPTPGPLDVILKVRAAGICHSDLHVLHGEVPYKETFTMGHEACGEVVEKGSEVTGTFNAGDLYAVHGPNPCGHCNYCRTGHDNLCNDPSRTFIGLGQDGAYAEYLKVPARNIVKVPKGISPEVAAVATDAVLTPYHAIKTKGGVGLGSKMLAIGLGGLGMNGVQIALALGAEVTAVDLKDANLEMAKSFGVQNVLNSKQISSLKPLSYDVVVDFVGLESTFKDAQNLVKPGGTILLIGLGSAQVPLTTATAITFETKVQASFWGTHVEMQELYALIAEGKIKPQVQTAPMKEVNHWLHELEAGRIKSRMALLP, from the coding sequence ATGTTCGCAGCAAGATACGTCCCTGGAAAAAAAGAACTTTCCCTTGTCGATATTCCCAAACCAACCCCAGGTCCGCTGGATGTTATCCTTAAAGTCCGTGCGGCAGGCATTTGCCATTCTGACCTTCACGTCCTGCACGGCGAAGTCCCTTACAAAGAAACCTTCACCATGGGGCATGAAGCCTGCGGTGAAGTGGTGGAAAAAGGTTCGGAAGTCACTGGCACTTTCAATGCCGGTGATCTTTACGCTGTTCACGGGCCCAACCCTTGTGGGCACTGCAACTATTGCCGCACGGGTCACGACAATCTTTGTAATGACCCGAGCAGAACCTTTATCGGTCTGGGACAAGACGGTGCCTATGCTGAATACCTGAAAGTTCCCGCACGCAATATCGTGAAAGTCCCTAAAGGTATCAGTCCAGAGGTCGCGGCTGTGGCGACCGATGCAGTGTTAACACCTTATCACGCTATCAAAACCAAGGGCGGTGTCGGCCTGGGTTCAAAAATGCTGGCTATTGGCTTGGGCGGTCTTGGCATGAACGGTGTTCAGATTGCTTTGGCTTTAGGGGCCGAGGTCACCGCCGTGGATTTAAAAGATGCCAATCTGGAAATGGCCAAATCTTTTGGCGTGCAGAATGTTTTAAACTCCAAGCAGATCTCTTCACTGAAGCCCCTGTCTTATGATGTGGTGGTGGATTTTGTGGGCCTTGAATCAACATTCAAAGATGCCCAGAACTTGGTAAAACCCGGGGGCACCATTCTGCTGATCGGTTTGGGGTCTGCACAAGTGCCCCTGACAACGGCTACGGCCATCACCTTTGAAACCAAAGTGCAGGCATCCTTCTGGGGCACCCACGTTGAAATGCAGGAGCTTTATGCACTGATAGCGGAAGGAAAGATCAAACCGCAGGTGCAAACAGCCCCGATGAAGGAAGTGAATCACTGGCTGCACGAGCTGGAAGCCGGACGAATCAAGTCCCGCATGGCTTTGCTGCCATAA
- a CDS encoding DUF346 domain-containing protein: protein MRFKIISLFAALLLSSFSAQGYVPNSPITTNDPSFGMTGKFNPAGWSDWITLGGIGTSDPASCSMSGFRNIVFVKGTDNALWSRYWNGAGWSEWFSLGGVLTSAPAAACQGEQIYVFARGTDNALWARYWWGTQWSEWISIGGVLTSGPAVTSWEFGRVDVFVRGTDNALWHKWFASGAWSEWESLGGVLTSDPAAASCSAGRIDVFVRGTDNALWHKWFAGGWSGWESLGGVLTSDPDVASWGSGRLDVFVRGTDNALWHLWWDGKWSSWESLGGILTSGPGASALAPGYLVIYVKGTDQAIWFKVFTP from the coding sequence ATGCGTTTCAAAATAATTTCACTTTTTGCGGCGTTGTTGTTGTCTTCATTCTCGGCCCAGGGGTACGTGCCCAACTCACCCATCACGACAAATGATCCTTCATTCGGCATGACGGGAAAATTCAATCCCGCCGGGTGGTCCGATTGGATCACCCTCGGTGGCATTGGCACTTCCGATCCGGCCAGTTGCTCCATGTCGGGTTTCCGTAACATCGTGTTTGTAAAAGGCACCGACAATGCTCTGTGGTCGCGCTATTGGAATGGTGCCGGATGGTCAGAATGGTTTTCGTTGGGAGGTGTGCTGACATCTGCTCCGGCGGCGGCCTGCCAAGGGGAACAGATCTATGTCTTTGCCCGAGGCACTGACAATGCACTTTGGGCCCGATACTGGTGGGGCACTCAGTGGAGTGAATGGATCAGTATCGGCGGTGTGCTGACTTCCGGTCCCGCAGTGACTTCATGGGAATTTGGCCGAGTGGATGTCTTTGTGCGCGGTACGGACAATGCCCTCTGGCACAAGTGGTTCGCCAGCGGTGCTTGGTCTGAATGGGAATCCCTGGGCGGCGTTCTGACTTCGGATCCAGCGGCAGCCTCGTGTTCTGCAGGCAGAATTGACGTCTTTGTTCGCGGTACTGACAACGCCCTCTGGCACAAGTGGTTTGCGGGCGGCTGGTCCGGCTGGGAATCACTGGGTGGCGTTCTGACTTCAGATCCCGACGTCGCTTCATGGGGCTCAGGCCGATTGGATGTGTTTGTTCGTGGAACTGACAACGCTCTTTGGCACCTGTGGTGGGATGGCAAATGGAGCTCTTGGGAATCTTTGGGAGGCATTTTAACCTCCGGCCCCGGAGCCTCGGCACTGGCACCGGGATATTTGGTCATCTATGTGAAAGGCACTGACCAGGCGATCTGGTTTAAGGTGTTTACACCGTAA
- a CDS encoding class I SAM-dependent methyltransferase, with the protein MNKPTQDFFNKEAAQRYDERNSKLSRISDCLHFLSTLVLKDLPEKSLILCVGVGTGAEIMTLAEAFPQWHFVGIDPSANMLEVCRERMSKAGYADRCEFIHGYVQDAPQDRKFDAVVSLLVSHFVHRDDRAGYFQQMTDCLKDGGFLVNAEISFDLNSPQFPAMLKGWEAVQTLMGATPESLANLPKQLKEILTVLPPEETEHLIRQSGISLPIRFFQAFMICAWFGKK; encoded by the coding sequence ATGAATAAACCCACCCAGGACTTTTTCAATAAAGAAGCAGCCCAGCGCTATGATGAACGCAACAGTAAATTAAGCCGCATTTCTGATTGCCTGCATTTTTTATCGACGCTGGTGTTGAAAGACCTTCCTGAAAAATCGCTGATTCTTTGTGTCGGGGTCGGTACTGGCGCTGAAATCATGACCCTGGCCGAAGCCTTTCCGCAATGGCACTTTGTCGGCATCGACCCCTCAGCCAATATGCTGGAGGTCTGCCGTGAAAGAATGAGCAAGGCTGGTTATGCAGACCGGTGCGAATTTATCCATGGATATGTGCAGGATGCACCCCAGGACAGAAAGTTTGATGCCGTCGTTAGTCTTTTGGTCAGTCACTTTGTTCATCGTGATGACCGGGCCGGCTACTTTCAACAGATGACGGATTGTCTGAAAGACGGTGGATTTCTGGTCAATGCAGAAATCAGCTTTGATCTGAATTCGCCCCAGTTCCCGGCCATGCTTAAAGGGTGGGAAGCTGTGCAAACCCTGATGGGGGCCACGCCGGAGTCCCTGGCAAATCTGCCGAAACAACTGAAAGAAATACTGACCGTTCTTCCCCCCGAGGAAACAGAACATTTGATCCGGCAAAGTGGTATTTCACTGCCGATTCGCTTCTTTCAGGCTTTTATGATTTGTGCCTGGTTTGGAAAAAAGTAG
- a CDS encoding ammonia-forming cytochrome c nitrite reductase subunit c552, which produces MNKNKWMFLAVGGAAIITVLVTALLVNIFERKSEEKNPFYRVVEITDDIDDPAIWGKNFPHQYDSYLKTADMTRTKYGGSEAFPHIPTDKDPRDVVSAQKLDEDPRLKIMWAGYAFSKDFREERGHAYMLVDQIFTERQNVAKQPGTCLNCHASTYLLYKKLGDGDITKGFEEMGKIPYKDIVHSVQHPVSCIDCHDPSTMSLRITRPAFMEGIKLVKAQQGIKEYDVNKMASRQEMRSFVCGQCHVEYFFKGEEKRLTYPWGKGLKADQIMEYYKENGFKDWVHALTGAEVLKAQHPEFEMFNQGTHARAGVACVDCHMPYQRVGAMKVTDHQVRSPLLNINKACQTCHNVPEAELKARVETIQDRHTSLRDVAFDALVDYINDLKEFKDEKNPSETLMKARALQKEAQFLFDFVEAENSSGFHAPQEAARILGLSIEKVREGQKLVASLRAKKVAGK; this is translated from the coding sequence ATGAATAAGAATAAATGGATGTTTCTGGCTGTCGGCGGCGCCGCTATTATCACTGTGCTGGTCACAGCCCTGCTGGTGAATATTTTTGAAAGAAAATCCGAAGAGAAAAACCCATTCTATCGCGTGGTGGAAATCACCGACGACATTGATGATCCGGCGATCTGGGGGAAAAACTTCCCCCACCAGTACGACTCCTATCTGAAAACGGCGGATATGACCCGCACCAAGTACGGTGGATCGGAGGCATTCCCCCACATCCCGACGGACAAAGACCCCCGTGATGTGGTTTCAGCCCAAAAGCTGGATGAAGATCCTCGCCTGAAAATCATGTGGGCCGGCTATGCGTTTTCCAAGGACTTCCGCGAAGAGCGTGGTCACGCTTACATGCTGGTGGATCAGATCTTCACCGAGCGCCAAAATGTAGCGAAACAACCCGGGACCTGCCTGAACTGTCACGCTTCCACATATTTGCTGTACAAAAAACTTGGTGATGGCGACATCACCAAGGGCTTTGAAGAAATGGGCAAGATCCCCTACAAAGACATCGTGCACTCGGTTCAGCACCCGGTGTCCTGCATTGACTGTCATGACCCGTCCACCATGTCTTTGCGAATCACCCGTCCGGCTTTCATGGAAGGTATTAAGCTGGTCAAAGCCCAGCAGGGTATCAAAGAATATGACGTCAACAAAATGGCTTCCCGCCAGGAAATGCGCAGCTTTGTCTGCGGTCAGTGTCACGTTGAGTACTTCTTTAAGGGCGAAGAAAAACGCCTGACTTATCCCTGGGGCAAAGGTCTGAAGGCTGACCAGATCATGGAATACTATAAAGAAAACGGCTTCAAGGATTGGGTTCATGCTCTGACTGGAGCGGAGGTTCTGAAGGCGCAGCACCCCGAGTTTGAAATGTTCAATCAGGGCACCCACGCCCGCGCCGGTGTTGCCTGCGTGGACTGTCACATGCCTTATCAGCGTGTGGGCGCCATGAAGGTCACCGACCATCAGGTGCGCAGTCCGCTTTTGAATATCAACAAAGCCTGCCAGACCTGCCATAACGTGCCCGAAGCAGAACTGAAAGCCCGTGTGGAAACCATTCAGGATCGTCATACCTCTTTGCGTGATGTGGCCTTTGATGCTTTAGTGGACTACATCAATGACCTGAAAGAGTTCAAAGACGAAAAAAATCCGTCCGAGACCCTGATGAAAGCCCGCGCCCTGCAGAAAGAAGCCCAATTCCTGTTCGACTTTGTTGAAGCTGAAAACTCTTCAGGCTTCCATGCGCCTCAGGAGGCTGCGCGCATTTTGGGTCTTTCCATCGAAAAGGTCCGCGAAGGACAGAAACTGGTGGCAAGTCTTCGCGCCAAAAAAGTAGCCGGAAAGTAG
- a CDS encoding TIGR02147 family protein, producing MSEKSVSKLLLQIFTKRRNQNPRYSQRAFARDLGLSSGHLSELLGDKRLPNKTTLTQLISKLGLSEEDITRFTEAAADTKKRKVEKRIPVVLEPDQFSIVGDWEHFALVSLMKTKNFKADESWIAERLQIPRTRVQQILGQLEQAGLIRRNPDRISAIEANITTTQDVPSEMIRRSHDQKIQLALKSMKQDPVHLRDISSITMPTNPELLPEAKKLIQAFRRKLARRLGHQGKTSEVYSLNIQLFPLTKINELEG from the coding sequence ATGTCTGAAAAATCGGTTTCAAAGCTTCTTCTGCAAATTTTTACCAAAAGACGCAATCAGAATCCGCGTTATTCCCAACGCGCGTTTGCCCGTGATCTGGGACTGTCTTCCGGTCACCTTTCTGAACTGCTTGGAGACAAACGCCTTCCCAACAAAACGACACTGACTCAGTTGATTTCAAAGCTGGGCTTAAGTGAAGAAGACATCACCCGTTTTACCGAGGCCGCCGCCGACACGAAAAAACGCAAAGTCGAAAAAAGAATCCCGGTGGTTCTTGAACCTGATCAGTTCTCAATCGTGGGTGACTGGGAGCACTTTGCTTTGGTGTCTTTGATGAAAACAAAAAACTTTAAAGCCGATGAAAGCTGGATTGCCGAACGCCTGCAAATCCCCCGCACTCGCGTGCAGCAGATTCTTGGGCAACTGGAGCAAGCAGGTCTTATCCGCCGAAATCCAGACAGGATCTCGGCTATTGAGGCCAACATCACCACCACTCAGGATGTGCCGTCAGAAATGATTCGCCGGTCTCACGATCAAAAAATCCAATTGGCGCTAAAAAGTATGAAGCAGGATCCAGTGCATCTGCGCGACATCAGCTCCATCACGATGCCGACAAACCCGGAACTGCTGCCTGAGGCAAAGAAGCTGATTCAGGCCTTCCGTCGCAAACTGGCGCGCCGTCTGGGCCATCAGGGAAAAACATCGGAAGTTTATTCTTTGAATATTCAGCTTTTCCCACTGACGAAAATTAACGAACTGGAAGGATGA
- a CDS encoding helix-turn-helix domain-containing protein, which translates to MTIAKFLKDKRTDAALTQLEVGQRLGFHKSQFISSLERGTSRPPIEVLKRMCEIYQIPESEMRKAYVDSAISTAERRANDEWDKNPQ; encoded by the coding sequence ATGACGATCGCCAAGTTCCTCAAGGACAAGCGAACTGACGCCGCATTGACTCAACTTGAAGTCGGGCAGCGATTGGGTTTTCATAAGTCGCAGTTTATTTCCAGTCTGGAAAGGGGTACCAGCCGTCCTCCGATTGAGGTTTTGAAAAGGATGTGTGAAATCTATCAGATTCCGGAATCGGAGATGAGAAAAGCCTATGTGGACAGTGCCATCAGCACTGCCGAAAGACGTGCCAATGATGAGTGGGATAAAAACCCGCAGTAA
- a CDS encoding response regulator transcription factor: MSYRFLLLEDDPEIAAIVLKGLFAEGYEGEWVANGERALDHIQSQKYDFMISDVLLMGISGFEVVRKVKAIHPELPVIFLSALNADEERITGLSCGDEYLCKPFSVTELLIRIRKIIQPQESTAVLTYGNLKLDRLKRKVICGSNVIEMQEREFKLLDLFLSNPHRIVTREHILREICGYNYIPTTNVLDVLICRLRDKVTAGTGKVSIRTIRGVGYKVFLESV, translated from the coding sequence ATGTCTTATCGATTTCTATTGCTCGAAGACGACCCTGAAATTGCGGCAATTGTTCTGAAGGGGCTTTTTGCCGAAGGTTATGAAGGTGAATGGGTGGCCAATGGTGAACGAGCCTTGGACCACATTCAAAGTCAAAAATACGACTTCATGATTTCAGATGTGTTGCTGATGGGAATAAGCGGATTTGAGGTGGTGCGCAAAGTGAAAGCCATTCACCCGGAACTTCCTGTCATTTTTCTGAGTGCGCTCAATGCCGATGAAGAACGCATCACTGGTTTATCCTGCGGGGATGAGTATTTGTGCAAACCGTTTTCGGTGACCGAACTGCTGATCCGTATTCGCAAAATAATTCAACCGCAGGAAAGTACCGCGGTTTTGACCTACGGAAATCTAAAGCTGGATCGACTGAAAAGAAAAGTGATTTGTGGAAGCAATGTAATCGAAATGCAGGAACGGGAATTCAAGCTATTGGATTTATTTCTGTCCAACCCTCATCGGATTGTCACGCGTGAGCATATTTTACGCGAAATTTGCGGGTATAATTACATTCCTACTACAAATGTTCTGGATGTTCTCATCTGTCGCCTGCGCGACAAAGTCACGGCCGGGACTGGTAAAGTGTCCATCCGGACCATTCGCGGAGTTGGATACAAGGTTTTTTTGGAATCCGTATAG
- a CDS encoding glycerophosphodiester phosphodiesterase family protein: protein MKSIFLPGWALLLILAFSQPSLAQTPGPVQRRPFSGDTLGKNAVMCLIARNMEVHGHRGIDGYPNNTIASFKAAYDAGADTAELDLMITGDDQIVTAHDPIPNIQTERCALHGKSLEKAALRSMSYAEAAQIQCGERLYSEPRTEPIPLFRDVFSVFKDYKVAGKPARLNIEIKYFKDQVQYFPAEDQYLDLIIKEIRQSGWNPERFFVQSFNHETLKNLKAKAPDIDVVPLIWDARGALDAATKLGSRLVTTGWPQLTPEVVFGLHQKDIRVVAWTPNSVEELKWVIASGADGVITDRADLFMKIRDELCE, encoded by the coding sequence ATGAAAAGTATTTTCCTGCCAGGTTGGGCTTTGCTGCTGATCTTGGCATTCAGCCAGCCTTCATTGGCGCAAACACCCGGCCCAGTTCAGCGCCGCCCCTTTAGCGGCGACACTTTGGGTAAAAACGCCGTGATGTGCCTGATTGCCAGAAACATGGAGGTCCACGGCCACCGGGGGATTGATGGTTATCCCAACAACACCATCGCCTCTTTCAAGGCCGCCTATGATGCCGGAGCCGACACGGCAGAGCTGGATTTAATGATCACTGGTGATGATCAGATCGTCACCGCCCACGATCCCATTCCGAACATCCAGACCGAACGCTGTGCTTTGCATGGAAAGTCCCTGGAAAAAGCCGCGCTTCGCAGTATGAGCTATGCCGAAGCCGCACAGATTCAGTGTGGAGAGCGTCTTTATTCAGAACCACGCACCGAACCGATCCCATTGTTTCGCGATGTCTTTAGTGTCTTTAAAGATTATAAGGTCGCGGGCAAACCCGCCCGCCTGAATATTGAGATCAAATATTTCAAGGATCAGGTGCAATACTTCCCTGCGGAAGATCAGTACCTGGATTTGATTATCAAAGAAATCCGTCAGAGCGGCTGGAACCCTGAGCGCTTCTTTGTGCAGTCCTTCAATCACGAAACATTAAAGAACCTGAAGGCCAAGGCCCCGGATATCGACGTGGTGCCCCTGATCTGGGACGCCCGCGGAGCTCTGGACGCCGCCACCAAACTGGGAAGCCGTCTGGTCACAACGGGCTGGCCACAACTGACTCCGGAAGTGGTCTTTGGCCTGCATCAAAAAGACATTCGCGTTGTCGCATGGACACCGAATTCGGTGGAAGAATTAAAATGGGTTATTGCCTCTGGCGCCGATGGTGTGATCACCGATCGTGCGGACCTGTTCATGAAGATCCGCGACGAGCTGTGTGAATAA
- a CDS encoding RluA family pseudouridine synthase → MKKIPKKHQPRGFEILHEDLDVIVGNKAAGVLTVAAKWDRDNTVHNLLNLYVRKGNPRSNKCVFVVHRLDQATTGVLIFAKTEEVMHFLKDDWKSTIKTYYAIVHGKMPKKSGTITSYLEEDENYVVHSSKDSDKGKLAITEYEVLKETEKFSLLKINLLTGKKNQIRVHLAGEGHPIVGDPKYGKATTNFKELRLHSASLEFTHPHNKKRITIKAPVPNYFRTLIDYEY, encoded by the coding sequence ATGAAAAAGATCCCTAAAAAGCATCAGCCCCGTGGCTTTGAAATCCTTCACGAAGACCTGGATGTCATCGTCGGCAACAAAGCGGCTGGTGTTCTGACCGTGGCGGCAAAATGGGATCGCGACAATACGGTTCATAATCTGCTGAATCTGTACGTCCGCAAGGGCAATCCCCGTTCCAACAAGTGTGTTTTTGTCGTGCATCGTCTGGATCAGGCCACCACCGGTGTTTTGATCTTTGCAAAAACCGAAGAGGTTATGCACTTTCTGAAAGACGACTGGAAATCCACGATCAAAACATACTACGCGATCGTTCACGGCAAGATGCCGAAGAAAAGCGGCACAATCACCAGTTATCTGGAAGAGGACGAAAACTATGTTGTCCATTCCAGCAAGGATTCCGACAAAGGAAAGCTGGCAATCACTGAATATGAGGTTCTGAAAGAAACTGAGAAATTCAGTCTTTTGAAAATCAACCTGCTGACCGGCAAGAAAAACCAGATCCGTGTGCATCTTGCAGGTGAAGGTCATCCCATCGTCGGCGACCCGAAGTACGGAAAAGCCACCACGAATTTCAAAGAACTGCGCCTGCATTCTGCCAGTCTCGAATTCACGCATCCGCATAATAAAAAGCGCATCACCATCAAGGCTCCTGTCCCGAATTATTTCCGCACGCTCATTGATTACGAATATTAA
- the nrfH gene encoding cytochrome c nitrite reductase small subunit, whose amino-acid sequence MSNFSKLNLLILVLFGVVIGLGCYSFIYAKGYSYMSDDPKACVNCHVMRENMDSWQKSAHHHVAKCNDCHLPHNIVGKYAVKALNGWNHSVAFTLQNFHEPILIKEHSLKVVKSSCLTCHQPMVQAMDRTDKNHNEEANCLHCHRGVGHVR is encoded by the coding sequence ATGTCCAACTTCAGCAAACTTAATCTGCTTATTTTGGTTCTTTTCGGTGTTGTCATCGGCTTGGGCTGTTATTCGTTCATCTATGCCAAAGGGTATTCGTACATGTCAGACGATCCCAAGGCCTGTGTGAATTGTCACGTCATGCGTGAAAATATGGATTCATGGCAAAAATCCGCCCATCACCACGTCGCCAAATGCAATGACTGCCATCTGCCCCATAACATCGTCGGAAAGTATGCCGTCAAGGCGCTGAATGGCTGGAATCATTCCGTGGCATTCACCCTTCAAAACTTTCACGAGCCCATCCTGATCAAGGAACACAGTCTGAAAGTGGTGAAAAGTTCCTGTCTGACCTGCCATCAGCCGATGGTGCAGGCCATGGATCGCACTGATAAAAATCACAACGAGGAAGCCAATTGTCTGCACTGCCACCGTGGTGTGGGACACGTTCGATAG
- a CDS encoding mechanosensitive ion channel family protein has translation MEDTELYQQLKQVWQMLNEPIFRIKDAEISAASVLVSILLLIVAIYGSKLVSKIVVKQLSRRRVDSGVRDSIAKFVRYALVVMGVLFALDNMGISISSLAAVGAVLMVGIGFGLQNVTQNFIAGIILLIERPIKVGDIIQVGETSGKVIDIRVRSSIIQTRDEVTIIVPNSKFIAEEVTNESLASGKIRQHVKVGVAYGSDVALVKQVLIEAALQHPEVVQDPKPNALLKDFGESALIFDLRFWCRNIWRIETITSDIRTTIDARFRENKIMVPYPRMDVSLVNQEITRPNEKRGRDLDQ, from the coding sequence ATGGAAGACACAGAGTTGTATCAGCAGTTAAAACAAGTCTGGCAAATGCTTAATGAGCCCATCTTTCGCATTAAGGATGCCGAGATTTCCGCTGCCAGTGTGCTGGTCTCTATCCTGCTGTTGATTGTGGCAATCTACGGATCGAAGCTGGTCAGTAAGATTGTGGTCAAACAGCTGTCGCGCCGACGTGTGGATAGTGGAGTGCGGGATTCGATCGCAAAATTTGTGCGTTATGCGCTGGTTGTGATGGGGGTTCTTTTTGCCCTGGATAACATGGGGATTTCGATCAGCTCTTTGGCGGCGGTGGGTGCGGTGCTGATGGTGGGGATCGGTTTTGGTTTGCAAAACGTCACCCAGAATTTTATTGCCGGTATTATATTGCTGATAGAGCGTCCGATCAAAGTCGGCGATATCATTCAGGTGGGGGAAACCTCGGGCAAGGTCATTGATATCCGTGTTCGTTCCTCGATCATCCAGACCCGGGATGAAGTCACGATCATTGTTCCCAATTCCAAGTTCATCGCCGAAGAAGTCACCAATGAAAGTCTGGCCTCGGGAAAAATCCGCCAGCATGTCAAAGTGGGCGTTGCTTATGGTTCTGATGTCGCATTGGTAAAACAAGTGCTGATTGAAGCGGCTTTGCAGCACCCGGAAGTGGTGCAGGATCCTAAACCGAATGCGTTGCTAAAGGATTTTGGTGAATCGGCTTTGATTTTTGATCTGCGCTTTTGGTGCCGCAATATCTGGAGAATTGAAACCATTACCAGCGATATCCGCACCACCATTGATGCCCGCTTTCGCGAAAATAAAATCATGGTGCCGTATCCAAGAATGGATGTGTCGCTGGTGAATCAGGAAATCACCCGGCCGAATGAAAAACGCGGCCGGGATCTGGATCAGTAA